Part of the Candidatus Angelobacter sp. genome is shown below.
GGGCAGTGGCGAGCGGGCTAAACGCAAGCATCACTACCTCGGTAACTACTGCGGCATCACGACGAGATCGATGAAGAGCAAATGGCGACTTGTCTACTTGGATGTCATGGCTGGACCGGGTTGCTGCAAAAGAAAAGACACCCTCGAAGAATTCCCCGGTTCGCCATTCGTAGCTCTGGAACACGAGTTTTCGGAATACATCTTTGTCGAAGAGGACGATGGGCTTGCAGACGCACTCAGACAGCGGGTAAACAAGCATCCCAAAGCGAAAAAGGTGACAATCCACAACGAGAACTGGGTTCGCTTGGCCGAGTCTGGCAAACTTCAATTCGATAACTCCACCTTAGTTGTCGCCTTCGTTGATCCGACGGGCATCTCTCAAGTTCCAATGTCAGCTATGCGCCAACTGGCTCGGAATCCGCACATAGACTTGCTCGTCACAATTCAATACCGCCTCGGAATTGTCTGGAACGCGCCTCAGTATCAGAAAGCAGAGAACGACACCGTGTTGGATGCGTTTCTTGATTCGCACGACTGGCGGGGCTGGGATTCCCAAGACCCGACAGAATTCGGACGGAAGGCGATCGAGCGTTTCAGTAAAGAGATTTGCAAACTGGGCTTCATCGGTACGCGACACGTGTCTGTCCCGGAAGCACAGCCGCTGTATCGTTTCACGCTTTTTAGTCGCAACGCGCTTGCCAAGAAATTCTGGGACGAAATCTTGAAGATCAACGAAAAGGGCCAACGTGAATGGCATTTTTAGCCGAAGCCTTGGACTATATTTGACCGAGCTTTGGGGTTAAGCTGCTGTTGAAATGAAACATACTTGTGAGCGATAAATCAAAAATCGAATGGACGGACGCGACGTGGAATCCGGTTCGTGGCTGCACCAAGATCAGCTCCGGCTGTCTCCACTGCTACGCCGAAACCTTTGCCGAACGTTGGCGCGGCATTCCGGGTCATCCGTTTGAATTCGGGTTCGATTTGCGGATCGTGCCGGAAAAACTCGGCGACCCGCTCCGTTGGGGAACACCTCGAATGATCTTCGTGAACTCCATGAGCGATCTTTTCCACAAGGACGTTCCAGATGAATACATCATCAAGGTCGCGCGCGTCATGACGGCGGCGAACTGGCATACTTACCAAGTCCTGACCAAACGCGCCGACCGGCTCGCGGCTTTGCTCAAGGGCAAGCTACGCTTTGCCGCCGAGCAATTGCATATCTGGTGGGGCGTGAGCGTGGAAAATAAGAAGCAGGGACTCCCACGAATTGACCTGCTCCGTTCAGCGCCAGCCAAGGTGAGATTTTTGTCCATCGAACCACTGCTGGAAGATCTCGGCGCCTTTAAGCTCAACGGCATTGCATGGGCCATCGTTGGCGGCGAAAGCGGTCCGGGTGCGCGGCCAATGAAAGCCGAATGGGTGCGGAGCCTCCACCGTCAATGCAAGCAGGCCGGCGTGGCGTTCTTCTTCAAGCAATGGGGCGGTGTGCGCAAATCCGAAACTGGACGCGAACTCGATGGGAAAACATACAGCGAATTTCCTGCGCGCAATCCGATTGAAGCGCCGTCTCTTGAGGACCGGCGAGGGGTTTGGCAGAAACTGGAGACGAATTTGGCCATGGCTTGACGGTTCGATCGGCGGACTTGAACGGACAACCCTTCGCACTGATGCTCGCCCACAAGCAGGTCGATGTTCCGCACGTTTCCGGATTGCCATGACGAAGAGACCCAGCTAAAGGTCCAACACCGGCACCGCGCAATGTCCACACCCCTGCCCCATGCAATCCGCGTTGAGTCAGTCCGCGACGACGCAAGTTATACGCTGCCCGCGCGGACACTGGGAAAGTTGCGTTGGGTGGCCTTGTTCTTCGTCGCTTTTGGCGTTTTGTTCGCCTCCTTCCCGGCGACGACTTTGTTCCGCATGCTGAAAGGCATCACCGCAGGCAAATCCGCCATCACAGAGATCGGCTTTGCCGTGTTCCTGGTCCCGTTTGTGTTGGCTGGCCTGATTCCGCTTGGCCTGGGGTTGCTCGTCATCTTTGGCCGCTGTCGCGTTGAGTGGCGCGACCGGCGTTTGTCCGTTCTCGATTACGTTGGCCCCGTGCGCTGGCGGCGGCGTCTGCAGAAGAGCCGGATTCTCAAACTCACCGTCAGCGCGGGCGGCGCGAAGATCAACAACCAGCCCGTGACGACCGGCCCGCTGGCGGACCTCGCGGCGCTGCTGGCTGAATTTGAGGAGGGCAAACCACGACTGGTGGCGATTGGCTATCCGCGCGACTGGCTCGAGGCGCTCGCCGAGGATTTGTCCGGACGGGTCGGGGCAACGGCATCAACGCTCCCACCGCCCGCAGTGGAAGTTGTCAACGCGGACGAGAGTCGGGCCGAGGTTCCGGAGATCGTGCCAAAGCCGACGGACAGCTTGGTCCGCGTCGAACCGCGTCCGGACGGCATCGCCCTCGTGGTTCCGCCCGCGGGGTTGCGAAAGGGCAGCAAAGGACTGTTCGGCTTCGGCATGGTGTGGTGTTTGTTCATGTCGGTGTTTACCGGCGTGATCCTGTTTGCAGGCTGGAAGAACACACGCGGCGCGCCCGGAGTGGCTTGGGCCTTCGTCGGCATCTTCTGGCTGATCGGCCTGGGCATGTTGGCGGGCGCGATCAACATGGGCCGTCGCCGGGCGATGCTGGTGTTCGAGAACGGGCAACTCAAGGTGGCGCAAATCGGGATCTCCGGCGCGAAGAAGTGGGAGTGGAACCGCGACGACATCGCGGCCATCCGGGCCGACGCCAGTGGTATTACCGTCAACAATGTGCCGGTAATCGAGCTTCAGATTCATCCCGTCCGGGGAAAGAAGACCGGGTTTTTCGCGGGTCGCGACGAACAGGAACTTCGCTGGATGGCGGGTGAATTGCGCCGCGCGCTCAAATTACCTGCCGAAGCGAGTGGCGGCATTCCGCGATCCTGATCCCGGGAAGACCTTCTGCGCTGTCTCAGCCAACGCCGAACTGGCGGCGTTTCTGCGCTCAGGCAAGTTCAATCCCGACCGGGCAATGATCCGAGCCCTGCACGTCAGCCCGGATGAATGCGCGCTTGAGACGTGGACGCAGCGCGACGCTGACGAGAAAATAGTCAATGCGCCAGCCCACATTTCGCGAGCGGGCGCCGGCCATCGGACTCCACCAGGTGTAATGCCCGCCGCCCTTTTCGAACTCGCGGAAGGTGTCCACGAACCCGGCCTTGACCAACGCGCTGAACCCGGCGCGTTCCTCCGGTGTGAAGCCGTGGTTCTGGACGTTGGCTTTCGGGTTCGCAAGATCGATCTCCGTGTGCGCGACGTTCAGATCACCGCAGAAAACCACGGGCTTCTTCTTCTCCAGTTTTTTT
Proteins encoded:
- the tcmP gene encoding three-Cys-motif partner protein TcmP, which gives rise to MDDSPYLIAADGLLARGSGERAKRKHHYLGNYCGITTRSMKSKWRLVYLDVMAGPGCCKRKDTLEEFPGSPFVALEHEFSEYIFVEEDDGLADALRQRVNKHPKAKKVTIHNENWVRLAESGKLQFDNSTLVVAFVDPTGISQVPMSAMRQLARNPHIDLLVTIQYRLGIVWNAPQYQKAENDTVLDAFLDSHDWRGWDSQDPTEFGRKAIERFSKEICKLGFIGTRHVSVPEAQPLYRFTLFSRNALAKKFWDEILKINEKGQREWHF
- a CDS encoding phage Gp37/Gp68 family protein, which encodes MSDKSKIEWTDATWNPVRGCTKISSGCLHCYAETFAERWRGIPGHPFEFGFDLRIVPEKLGDPLRWGTPRMIFVNSMSDLFHKDVPDEYIIKVARVMTAANWHTYQVLTKRADRLAALLKGKLRFAAEQLHIWWGVSVENKKQGLPRIDLLRSAPAKVRFLSIEPLLEDLGAFKLNGIAWAIVGGESGPGARPMKAEWVRSLHRQCKQAGVAFFFKQWGGVRKSETGRELDGKTYSEFPARNPIEAPSLEDRRGVWQKLETNLAMA